One window of Metopolophium dirhodum isolate CAU chromosome 3, ASM1992520v1, whole genome shotgun sequence genomic DNA carries:
- the LOC132940612 gene encoding uncharacterized protein LOC132940612 yields MSEKPDLTADFFKSAQVITAQACGISHRTVKRICAEARSNVNPELPDASPTFISPRKGYKRAKTVSELDDFDSDIVRRTIYEFYDRGEYPTAQLILNVVKKKTNYTGCVRSMQRLLKNLKFSYKKCNDGRLFLMERNDIVALRCKFLRQICMLRENKDDRPVVYLDETWVNQNHSRTLIWQNEHNSMGLKVRTGKGGRLIVCHAGCARYGFIEGSKLVFRSNSGNTIDCHDQMNGEVFKQWFIQLLSNLKEPSVIVMDNVPYHSTLKESYPKSNWRKADIQQWLKGKNVEFHPLETLPELRQKVKNLMPREKKYELDEIALEKGHEVIRLPPYHCKYNPIELIWAQVKGEVAKKNNTFKMVDIERLTHEALDAVTVDDWKKCVRHAEEIQIEDNKKEIMRDTMIEPIILTILPDDSDWSDDDDQDDDEGNRE; encoded by the coding sequence atgtcagAGAAGCCAGATTTAACggctgatttttttaaaagtgctCAAGTTATTACAGCTCAAGCTTGTGGAATATCTCATCGTACTGTAAAACGGATTTGTGCTGAAGCAAGAAGCAATGTTAATCCAGAATTACCAGATGCGAGTCCTACGTTTATTTCTCCGCGTAAAGGATACAAACGCGCAAAAACTGTTTCAGAGCTTGATGATTTTGATTCCGATATTGTGAGAAGGACTATTTACGAGTTTTATGACCGGGGTGAGTACCCAACTGCTCAATTAATactcaatgttgtaaaaaaaaaaacaaattataccgGGTGCGTTCGATCGATGCAAAGGCtcctcaaaaatttaaaatttagttacaAAAAATGCAACGATGGTCGTTTGTTTTTAATGGAGAGGAACGATATTGTCGCACTTCGGTGTAAATTTCTGAGGCAAATATGTATGCTGCGAGAAAATAAAGACGATCGGCCTGTTGTATACCTCGATGAAACGTGGGTAAACCAAAACCATTCACGCACGCTTATTTGGCAAAATGAACACAATTCGATGGGTCTAAAGGTACGGACTGGTAAAGGAGGTCGACTTATTGTATGTCACGCAGGATGTGCTCGCTACGGGTTCATTGAAGGGTCGAAATTGGTATTTCGTAGTAACAGCGGAAATACAATCGATTGCCACGACCAAATGAATGGTGAAGTGTTCAAACAGTGGTTTATTCAATTGTTGAGTAACCTTAAAGAGCCATCCGTTATCGTAATGGACAATGTGCCATACCATTCTACCCTCAAAGAATCATACCCTAAAAGTAATTGGAGAAAAGCCGACATCCAACAATGGTTGAAGGGTAAAAACGTTGAATTTCATCCATTAGAAACACTACCAGAACTTCGTCAAAAAGTTAAGAACCTAATGccacgagaaaaaaaatacgagctGGATGAAATCGCGTTGGAAAAGGGTCATGAGGTAATCCGTCTACCACCTTATCATTGTAAATATAACCCGATAGAGTTAATTTGGGCTCAGGTAAAGGGTGAAGtggcaaaaaaaaacaacacgttCAAAATGGTTGACATTGAACGTCTAACACATGAGGCATTAGATGCAGTGACTGTAGATGATTGGAAGAAATGCGTCCGACATGCGGAAGAAATTCAAATTGAAgacaacaaaaaagaaattatgcGGGACACCATGATTGAACCAATAATTCTTACCATACTTCCGGATGACAGTGACTGGAGTGACGACGACGATCAAGATGATGACGAAGGAAacagagaataa
- the LOC132941853 gene encoding uncharacterized protein LOC132941853, with the protein MMNNDEIIALPDHLVDHDYFLPVVSEVDHTVHEEEVVEEEEEEEQIVEVSETYTLIPGVHNRSRIYVDNLGFKYYKRQVRGHRVYLVCERQKKRNQYCPSTATVSTNLNDNRIHLGYYHDHQPGVIDLNVPFLRETIGEKGIDPAVTTPFMRTLYNNEIINHPEAAPNYTFIQAQERVKKMRRRRFPRQPLDIG; encoded by the exons atgatgaaCAACGACGAAATAATTGCTCTCCCAGATCATTTGGTGGACCACGACTACTTCTTGCCAGTTGTATCTGAAGTTGATCATACAGTGCATGAAGAAGAAGTAGTCGAAGAAGAAGAGGAAGAGGAACAAATTGTTGAAGTGTCGGAAACATATACATTAATTCCTGGAGTTCATAACAGATCAAGGATATATGTTGACAACTTGGGATTCAAGTATTACAAACGACAAGTCCGAGGACACCGCGT gtatttagtatgcGAACGGCAAAAGAAACGAAACCAGTACTGCCCTTCCACTGCAACTGTTAGTACAAATTTGAATGACAATAGAATTCATCTAGGGTACTACCACGATCACCAGCCTGGAGTGATTGATCTGAATGTGCCATTTTTGAGAGAAACCATTGGTGAAAAGGGAATTGATCCAGCAGTTACAACCCCATTTATGAGAACTTTGTAcaataatgaaattatcaa CCATCCAGAAGCAGCTCCCAATTACACATTTATTCAGGCTCAAGAGCGAGTGAAAAAGATGAGACGTCGAAGATTTCCAAGACAACCCCTTGACATTGGGTAA